One segment of Primulina tabacum isolate GXHZ01 chromosome 14, ASM2559414v2, whole genome shotgun sequence DNA contains the following:
- the LOC142525039 gene encoding uncharacterized protein LOC142525039: MIKISQDRDPTLVKLKQQAEEGKSSDLQIDDKGVVWMKGRLCVPDIENLRHEVISEAHKSKFSVHPGSTKMYKDLKKNFWWSGMKKDVAISIGMAPYEALYERKCRSPLYWDEVGEKAMVGPELIQETVDKIAMIKERLKTAQDRQKSWADLKRRPVEFEVGEKAYVKV, encoded by the exons ATGATCAAGATAAGTCAAGATCGAGACCCCACTTTGGTGAAACTGAAACAACAAGCTGAAGAAGGAAAATCATCGGATCTCCAGATAGATGACAAGGGAGTGGTGTGGATGAAAGGAAGATTGTGTGTACCTGACATTGAAAATCTTCGACATGAAGTAATTTCTGAAGCACAcaagtcaaaattttcagtccacCCCGGTAGTACCAAAATGTAtaaagatttgaagaaaaacttctggtggagtggaatgaaaaaGGACGTTGCAAT cagtattggaatggcaccGTACGAAGCTCTGTATGAACGCAAGTGTCGATCGccactatattgggatgaagtaggggaaaaagccatgGTTGGACCCGAactgatccaagaaacagtggataaaatTGCTATGATCAAAGAGAGACTGAAAACTGCACaggatcgacagaaaagctgggctgaccTGAAAAGAAGACCCGTGGAATTTGAAGTGGGTGAAAAAGCCTATGTGAAAGTATAA